A genomic window from Engraulis encrasicolus isolate BLACKSEA-1 chromosome 14, IST_EnEncr_1.0, whole genome shotgun sequence includes:
- the adipor1a gene encoding adiponectin receptor protein 1a, whose amino-acid sequence MSRNASPSDAECRVSEECCVAEECRIAADVELMELGPLLDNAGASKGLAAEGPGVAEEEEDDDEVGEVLTLPLQAHHAMEKMEEFVHKVWEGRWRVIPFHVLPDWLKDNDYLLHGHRPPMPSFRACFGSIFRIHTETGNIWTHLLGLILFICLGTLTMLRPNMYFMAPLQEKVVFGMFFLGAVLCLSFSWLFHTVYCHSEKVSRTFSKLDYSGIALLIMGSFVPWLYYSFYCSPQPRLIYLSVVCVLGIAAIVVAQWDRFSTPRHRPTRAGVFMGLGLSGIVPTMHFTIEEGFVKATTVGQMGWFYLMGAMYITGAGLYAARIPERYFPGKCDILFHSHQIFHVLVVAAAFIHFYGVSNLQEFRYGLEGGCTDDTLL is encoded by the exons ATGTCTCGTAACGCGTCTCCTAGCGATGCGGAGTGTCGCGTCTCCGAGGAGTGCTGCGTTGCTGAGGAGTGTCGCATCGCGGCCGATGTGGAGCTGATGGAGCTCGGACCTCTCCTGGACAACGCTGGGGCGAGCAAGGGACTCGCTGCAGag gGTCCTGGTGTggccgaggaagaggaggatgatgatgaagtgGGAGAAGTGTTGACATTGCCCCTGCAGGCTCATCATGCtatggagaagatggaggagttTGTACACAAG GTGTGGGAGGGGCGTTGGCGTGTGATCCCGTTCCACGTGCTCCCTGATTGGTTGAAAGATAACGACTACCTCCTGCATGGGCACCGCCCCCCCATGCCCTCCTTTAGAGCCTGCTTTGGATCCATATTCAGGATACACACCGAGACGGGAAACATATGGACTCATCtactag gtctGATCCTGTTCATCTGTTTGGGAACTCTGACGATGCTGAGGCCCAACATGTACTTCATGGCACCACTacaggagaag GTGGTGTTTGGGATGTTCTTCCTGGGTGCTGTGTTGTGTCTCAGCTTCTCCTGGCTCTTCCACACAGTCTACTGCCACTCAGAGAAGGTCTCACGCACATTCtccaa gttggacTACTCTGGTATTGCCCTGCTCATCATGGGTTCCTTTGTGCCGTGGCTCTACTACTCCTTCTACTGCTCTCCTCAGCCGCGCCTCATCTATCTGTCCGTGGTGTGTGTGCTCGGCATCGCGGCTATTGTAGTGGCACAGTGGGACCGCTTCTCCACGCCAAGACACAGGCCCACccgagcag gtgTGTTCATGGGCCTGGGGCTGAGCGGTATAGTTCCCACGATGCATTTCACCATTGAGGAGGGCTTTGTGAAGGCGACGACCGTGGGCCAGATGGGCTGGTTCTACCTGATGGGGGCCATGTACATCACCGGGGCCGGCCTGTACGCAGCACGCATCCCCGAGAGATACTTCCCTGGGAAATGCGACATCCTG tttCACTCTCATCAGATCTTCCATGTGCTGGTGGTGGCCGCTGCCTTCATCCACTTCTATGGCGTCTCCAACCTGCAGGAGTTCCGCTACGGCCTGGAGGGTGGCTGCACTGACGACACGCTACtctag